The candidate division KSB1 bacterium region TTGAAAAATAGCAAAAGTTTCAAGGAATGTCAGGGAAGGGCTTCGCTGCGCAATGACTTGATTTCTTTAAGCCGATCAAGCAAAAGTTCTTTCATTTCTGTTGCATCCGAGAGAGAGACACTAATAAATTTCGATAACTGACAACATTCTCCGGATTTACCTCTGAGAGCGGCCTAAAGCTCTCCATAGGTAGCGACGCTTAGCGCCCTCACCTGCTTGCTGGTATTAGGCATCATGATATGGTACTGCTAACTTCCCTGGTCTCCATGCCAAATATGACAAATATCCTCACAGCGTCTTCTCAGTCCGAAACCGACACAGTGCTTTTCATAAGCAAGTTTTAGAAACAGGCCAGCAGGAATGCGCGGCAGGTCCTCTATATCGCGCCCTAAAATGTTGCACCACCAATCTAAAAGGTTCTTATCGCCCTTTGAGTCAGCGCATCGTTGGCATGCATGGACAAGGTTGTGGATGCCCACGGGACCGCCAAGCTTTCGTGGGACAACTTCTGTAAGAACAGTCTTACCTTGCTTTCCGCAGAACACGCAAACACCTGGTTGTTGAGCGAGTTTCTCGATTTCACGGTCGTAGCTTGATATTTGAATCTCTCCGCTTTTGAGCCGCTTGTAGCGATCCATAATGAAGCGGTAATTTCCAGTCTCGCCTGCTGACGGAGCAATCACCAATTTGGCATAATAATACAGGATAAAATCGCCCACTGTTCTAGGCACTGCTTTTGATGGCATGATTTAAACCTCCAAATATAAGTCAGGCCAAAGCTGCTTCAGAAGATGCTCAAGCTCGCTCGCACCGATGATCTCAACAACTTCCTTGACAGATTGCCCATGGCTCTCGGGACGCATTCTGCCCAAGGAATTTGCACATTCATCGGAGATATAGAGACGTTTAATTTTTCCCCTCTGAGCTCCGGTGAGAAGCGAGGCCAACGCCGCTAGGTATGTATCTTCGGGACTGCGGATACGACGAGTCAAATCTAACTCTCCTACGAAAAGTGCTCTATCGGGGACTGGGCGCTGGAGATAGGAACTCAAAAGCGCAATAGCAATAGGCAGATCCAGTTCCTCTCGATAGCGTTGCTGGCGTGGCACGTAACAGTTAATTTCGTAGGAAAGATCTGTCAGATCCACCTCCTTGATCGCGCTCAAGATGCTTAGAAGCTGCTTTATCTTCTTAGCAGGTAAGAAGGGGGCGTTCAGTTCGGGCCGAGACCCATAGCGAGGTAGGGTGACGGAAGCTTGTCCTTCCGCAAGCTCTTCTCCAATTCCAGCATAACCAAGCACGGCACTACTCTTCGCTGCCATGTGGGGCGATTTTTTTAGCCGTCCTCTGTCGTCCATCATGAGAACTAGCGGGTCGAGCATAGCAGGACCAAAGCGATTTTTGGGAACAAAAAAAGGTCGCAGACGGAACGCCCGTCGAATATACATGACACAATCTACGTTGTGCTCAAGATCTTTTGGGCCAGCAATCTGTCCTTTCTTGGTGACGTGGCCGATGAGGATCAAAACGAGGCCTTGTGCCTTGGCGTTTTCTGCGAACTCATACAATGCACGATACTTCTGAGTAGCAGATGACGATAGCCCTCGGCCCTGAACGGAGTCTACAACGAGAGCCTGAATACCATGGTATTCCTCTCCTTCCGTGAGAATTCGTCTCGCAAGAAAACGTGGCAACGCATCGATGTCTTCAATAGTGTCATCGAGATAGAAGTTATCACGAATGGGCTTTGGGAGTTGGCCCGCGCTATCACCGTGAATGCGAATAACGGCGCGTTTAAGATCTCCGAGCCCTTGTTCGGTGGTAAGGTACAGAACCTTTACTCCCTGCATTGCCAGTTCACCAAGTACCTGGATCGCGAGCGTGGTCTTTCCGATTCCAGGTTCTCCGGCAACAAGGTAAACGCCACCCCGAATGAATCCTGGCGTGATCGCCTTTTCAAGCCAGGACAAGGAAACCAGCTCGATAACATCGTGTCCCTTGCCCGTGATGTCGTCAATCTTCGGCATATCTATCCTCCATACTTGCGACTATATGCTCTTCATCTGCGCCGCGCAGTGGAACGAGACATCGACTGCAAGCGCATATTGGGCAAGAACAGATTGGCACGCCCTAGGACTTAGCCTTGGTGAGAGCAGTGCTAGCCCACTATACGAGCATATTAGGAAATCTTCTCGAATCCTGGAACTTGTCCCAGAGAGGAAATGATTTTCCTTCTGATCTTAGTTGCTCTTTTTCAGCAAGAAATAGCCAAAACCCAAGGCCATGGATAGATGGATTAATACCGGTAGCCACCCAAGAGCGCTCCCTATGCCGCTGAGTTTTCCTGCCAGAAGCACTACGAAAGCTATGGCTGATTCAACACATTGTCCCAAAACGATCGCCTGGCGTGCTTTGGAAGAAGGCTCGTTTCTCGTCATCCAGGCAATCAGTGCCAGACCTATCAGCGCTGCGCCAAAAACCCTGACCATCATGATAGCCTCAGCTTCTGTCAGCGTGACGGCAAACAACGA contains the following coding sequences:
- a CDS encoding HNH endonuclease produces the protein MPSKAVPRTVGDFILYYYAKLVIAPSAGETGNYRFIMDRYKRLKSGEIQISSYDREIEKLAQQPGVCVFCGKQGKTVLTEVVPRKLGGPVGIHNLVHACQRCADSKGDKNLLDWWCNILGRDIEDLPRIPAGLFLKLAYEKHCVGFGLRRRCEDICHIWHGDQGS
- a CDS encoding AAA family ATPase produces the protein MPKIDDITGKGHDVIELVSLSWLEKAITPGFIRGGVYLVAGEPGIGKTTLAIQVLGELAMQGVKVLYLTTEQGLGDLKRAVIRIHGDSAGQLPKPIRDNFYLDDTIEDIDALPRFLARRILTEGEEYHGIQALVVDSVQGRGLSSSATQKYRALYEFAENAKAQGLVLILIGHVTKKGQIAGPKDLEHNVDCVMYIRRAFRLRPFFVPKNRFGPAMLDPLVLMMDDRGRLKKSPHMAAKSSAVLGYAGIGEELAEGQASVTLPRYGSRPELNAPFLPAKKIKQLLSILSAIKEVDLTDLSYEINCYVPRQQRYREELDLPIAIALLSSYLQRPVPDRALFVGELDLTRRIRSPEDTYLAALASLLTGAQRGKIKRLYISDECANSLGRMRPESHGQSVKEVVEIIGASELEHLLKQLWPDLYLEV